In Chanodichthys erythropterus isolate Z2021 chromosome 18, ASM2448905v1, whole genome shotgun sequence, the following are encoded in one genomic region:
- the b3gnt2b gene encoding N-acetyllactosaminide beta-1,3-N-acetylglucosaminyltransferase 2: MQGPRRKVKVMLMMTMVFIFIVVEVSRNVGKGDGNKNKLLVPSKRFWAKDLPSNAYWNRQQQQLNYVNNPNLEILNFTADKLPDWLNDTVSLDSCDPDFRVTTQIKDFNSLPDRFKDFLLYMRCRSYPIVMDQPNICEDQPFLLLAIKSLVPHFDRRQAIRESWGKAGRLANRTVVTVFLLGNAAMEDYFPDLSMMLHHESSVHRDILQWDFRDTFFNLTIKEVLFLEWLHTRCPGASYVFKGDDDVFVNTIRIIDFLNGLSHAKAKELFVGDVINNAGPHRDKKVKYFIPESVFVGTYPAYAGGGGYLFSGQLAQKLHNVSRSVPLYPIDDVYTGMCLRKLGLTPEKHKGFRTFDIEEKYRNNACAYKSLMLVHPRSPQHMIKIWAWLNDPALNCH; encoded by the coding sequence TATCTTCATAGTGGTGGAGGTCTCCCGCAATGTTGGGAAGGGTGACGGCAACAAAAATAAGCTTTTGGTTCCCTCAAAGCGATTTTGGGCAAAAGATCTTCCCAGTAATGCCTATTGGAATCGCCAGCAGCAACAGCTGAACTACGTCAACAACCCCAACCTAGAAATTCTCAACTTCACAGCTGATAAACTTCCAGACTGGCTCAATGACACGGTCAGTCTGGACTCCTGTGACCCAGACTTCAGggtgaccacccaaatcaaggaTTTCAACTCCTTACCGGATCGCTTCAAAGACTTCCTGCTTTATATGCGATGCAGATCCTATCCCATCGTAATGGACCAGCCAAACATATGCGAAGACCAACCGTTCCTCCTCCTAGCTATTAAATCTTTAGTTCCGCACTTTGATCGACGTCAAGCTATCCGCGAGTCATGGGGCAAAGCTGGTCGCCTTGCAAACAGAACAGTCGTTACAGTTTTTCTTCTTGGAAATGCAGCCATGGAAGACTACTTCCCTGATCTCTCAATGATGCTCCACCATGAGAGCTCAGTGCATAGAGATATTCTTCAATGGGACTTTAGGGATACCTTCTTTAACCTCACCATCAAGGAGGTGCTTTTCCTGGAATGGCTGCACACCCGCTGTCCTGGAGCCAGTTACGTCTTCAAGGGGGATGATGATGTTTTTGTTAACACCATCCGCATTATAGACTTCCTAAACGGTCTTTCTCATGCCAAAGCCAAGGAACTGTTCGTAGGGGATGTGATTAACAATGCTGGTCCACACAGGGACAAAAAGGTCAAGTATTTTATCCCGGAGAGCGTGTTTGTTGGAACTTACCCTGCGTACGCAGGCGGGGGCGGTTATTTGTTCTCGGGACAGCTGGCCCAGAAACTTCATAACGTCTCGAGGTCGGTGCCCCTCTACCCCATTGATGATGTCTACACAGGTATGTGCCTTAGGAAACTGGGTCTCACACCTGAGAAGCACAAAGGCTTCAGGACTTTTGATATTGAGGAGAAATATCGCAATAATGCCTGTGCCTATAAAAGCCTGATGCTGGTCCATCCCAGAAGTCCTCAACATATGATCAAAATCTGGGCATGGCTGAATGACCCAGCCTTGAACTGTCATTGA